In Musa acuminata AAA Group cultivar baxijiao chromosome BXJ3-9, Cavendish_Baxijiao_AAA, whole genome shotgun sequence, a single genomic region encodes these proteins:
- the LOC103998357 gene encoding trihelix transcription factor GTL1-like isoform X1 codes for MVPFSPSAVDSGGHLLGPPGPDPVLQPPLAASASPSCSRSLPRRIVDFEELAPAVVGNFPDEDADKSGGTTGNRWLRQETLALLKIRSEMDASFREATFKGPLWEEVSRKLAELGYKRRAKKCKEKFENVHKYYKRTKEGRAGRHDGKSYRFFSQLDALYSGSISGGGGATTSAGFSSSAPSVVTISPPFGAGMVGSPVSRAQPISAVAPPTMAMPTRAVVPDLTLPGGPQGVSSSGAAAAAGITFSSSSFSSSSSSESDDEETGAAGESPEGRKRKNGRGSGTRRKMMAFFDRLMKQVMERQDAMQQRFLEAIEKREQDRTIREEAWRRQEMGRLNREQELLVQERALAASRDNATISYLQKINSHTISTPTMPSNAPLPPQQPFYSPPAPPAATQQQSQPPTAPQQQQQRSPTLPRPPQQQHEVRQHHQTSEVVWRQSSSASEIVPSLEPQEAVGVGRLEPVSSSRWLRAEVHALINLRTGLESKYQEAGTNGTTLWEEISAGMQRLGYIRSAKRCKEKWENINKYFKKVKESNKKRPEDAKTCPYFHQLDALYRKKLLGSGIAGVGNSSGTGNTVGIQRQQGRETDRASNQQQSDAPTILPRQQAPRPPSPQQLTAEAESKNENGTSNQNSGNSESDWDSVGITSNGGLPPSLFDEGMKKPEDIVKEMTGQRLQQAVMDDYEKFGEAGPRRRREEEKI; via the exons ATGGTTCCATTCTCGCCCTCCGCCGTCGACTCCGGGGGGCACCTGCTAGGGCCTCCCGGTCCCGACCCAGTTCTGCAGCCGCCGTTGGCCGCATCAGCGTCGCCCAGCTGCAGCCGGTCCCTGCCGCGTCGGATCGTGGATTTCGAGGAACTAGCACCCGCCGTGGTCGGGAATTTCCCGGACGAGGACGCCGACAAGAGTGGTGGCACGACGGGGAACCGGTGGCTGCGGCAGGAGACGCTCGCACTGCTCAAGATCCGCTCCGAGATGGACGCCTCCTTCCGGGAAGCCACATTCAAGGGCCCTCTCTGGGAGGAGGTCTCCAG GAAACTGGCGGAGTTGGGCTACAAGCGGAGGGCCAAGAAGTGCAAGGAAAAGTTCGAGAACGTGCACAAGTACTACAAGCGCACCAAGGAAGGCCGGGCCGGCCGACATGACGGCAAGAGCTACCGCTTCTTTAGCCAGCTTGATGCCCTCTACAGTGGCAGCATCAGCGGTGGCGGTGGCGCCACCACCTCAGCAGGCTTCAGCTCCTCTGCTCCCTCCGTCGTCACAATTTCACCTCCCTTCGGCGCTGGCATGGTCGGCTCACCAGTCAGTAGAGCCCAGCCTATCTCAGCGGTGGCCCCACCGACGATGGCGATGCCAACCAGGGCGGTCGTCCCCGATCTAACCCTTCCCGGTGGCCCGCAGGGGGTCTCGAGCTCcggcgccgctgccgccgccgggaTAACCTTCTCGTCGAGTTCTTTCTCTTCCTCATCGTCATCAGAGTCTGATGACGAGGAAACCGGAGCGGCTGGTGAGAGTCCGGAAGGGAGGAAGCGGAAGAACGGCAGGGGATCGGGAACAAGGCGGAAGATGATGGCCTTCTTCGATAGGCTGATGAAACAGGTGATGGAACGGCAGGATGCTATGCAGCAGAGGTTTCTAGAGGCCATCGAGAAGAGAGAGCAGGACAGGACGATCCGAGAAGAGGCATGGCGGCGGCAGGAGATGGGGCGGCTCAACCGGGAGCAGGAGCTTTTAGTTCAGGAGCGCGCCTTGGCCGCCTCCCGAGACAACGCCACAATCTCCTACCTTCAGAAAATAAACAGCCACACCATCTCCACACCTACCATGCCTTCCAACGCACCGCTTCCGCCACAGCAGCCGTTTTATTCTCCGCCGGCGCCACCAGCAGCAACTCAGCAACAATCACAACCCCCGACAgctccgcagcagcagcagcagagatcACCCACACTGCCACGGCCGCCCCAGCAGCAGCATGAGGTTCGGCAACACCACCAAACCAGCGAGGTCGTTTGGCGCCAGTCTTCCTCAGCGTCGGAGATTGTTCCCAGTCTGGAGCCTCAAGAGGCTGTTGGTGTTGGGAGACTCGAGCCCGTGTCATCCTCCCGATGGCTAAGGGCGGAGGTACATGCATTGATTAACCTCCGCACTGGGCTCGAGTCAAAGTACCAGGAGGCCGGGACGAACGGAACAACACTATGGGAGGAAATCTCAGCCGGAATGCAGCGGCTCGGCTATATCCGGAGTGCTAAAAGGTGCAAGGAAAAGTGGGAGAACATCAACAAGTACTTCAAGAAGGTGAAGGAGAGCAACAAGAAGCGGCCGGAGGATGCCAAGACCTGCCCTTACTTCCACCAATTGGATGCCCTTTACCGCAAAAAGCTCCTTGGCAGCGGCATCGCCGGCGTTGGAAACAGCAGTGGTACCGGCAACACTGTGGGAATTCAACGACAACAAGGCCGAGAAACCGATCGCGCTTCCAATCAACAGCAGAGTGATGCACCAACAATCTTGCCACGTCAACAGGCACCTCGACCACCATCGCCGCAGCAGCTTACCGCAGAAGCAGAAAGCAAGAATGAGAATGGCACTAGCAACCAAAATAGTGGGAATTCCGAGAGCGATTGGGATTCCGTCGGTATAACTAGCAACGGAGGACTTCCCCCGAGCTTATTTGACGAAGGAATGAAGAAG CCAGAAGACATTGTGAAGGAGATGACGGGGCAACGGCTACAACAAGCTGTGATGGATGACTATGAAAAGTTTGGTGAAGCTGGACCAAGACGACGACGGGAGGAAGAGAAAATTTAG
- the LOC103998357 gene encoding trihelix transcription factor GTL1-like isoform X2, with amino-acid sequence MVPFSPSAVDSGGHLLGPPGPDPVLQPPLAASASPSCSRSLPRRIVDFEELAPAVVGNFPDEDADKSGGTTGNRWLRQETLALLKIRSEMDASFREATFKGPLWEEVSRKLAELGYKRRAKKCKEKFENVHKYYKRTKEGRAGRHDGKSYRFFSQLDALYSGSISGGGGATTSAGFSSSAPSVVTISPPFGAGMVGSPVSRAQPISAVAPPTMAMPTRAVVPDLTLPGGPQGVSSSGAAAAAGITFSSSSFSSSSSSESDDEETGAAGESPEGRKRKNGRGSGTRRKMMAFFDRLMKQVMERQDAMQQRFLEAIEKREQDRTIREEAWRRQEMGRLNREQELLVQERALAASRDNATISYLQKINSHTISTPTMPSNAPLPPQQPFYSPPAPPAATQQQSQPPTAPQQQQQRSPTLPRPPQQQHEVRQHHQTSEVVWRQSSSASEIVPSLEPQEAVGVGRLEPVSSSRWLRAEVHALINLRTGLESKYQEAGTNGTTLWEEISAGMQRLGYIRSAKRCKEKWENINKYFKKVKESNKKRPEDAKTCPYFHQLDALYRKKLLGSGIAGVGNSSGTGNTVGIQRQQGRETDRASNQQQSDAPTILPRQQAPRPPSPQQLTAEAESKNENGTSNQNSGNSESDWDSVGITSNGGLPPSLFDEGMKKKTL; translated from the exons ATGGTTCCATTCTCGCCCTCCGCCGTCGACTCCGGGGGGCACCTGCTAGGGCCTCCCGGTCCCGACCCAGTTCTGCAGCCGCCGTTGGCCGCATCAGCGTCGCCCAGCTGCAGCCGGTCCCTGCCGCGTCGGATCGTGGATTTCGAGGAACTAGCACCCGCCGTGGTCGGGAATTTCCCGGACGAGGACGCCGACAAGAGTGGTGGCACGACGGGGAACCGGTGGCTGCGGCAGGAGACGCTCGCACTGCTCAAGATCCGCTCCGAGATGGACGCCTCCTTCCGGGAAGCCACATTCAAGGGCCCTCTCTGGGAGGAGGTCTCCAG GAAACTGGCGGAGTTGGGCTACAAGCGGAGGGCCAAGAAGTGCAAGGAAAAGTTCGAGAACGTGCACAAGTACTACAAGCGCACCAAGGAAGGCCGGGCCGGCCGACATGACGGCAAGAGCTACCGCTTCTTTAGCCAGCTTGATGCCCTCTACAGTGGCAGCATCAGCGGTGGCGGTGGCGCCACCACCTCAGCAGGCTTCAGCTCCTCTGCTCCCTCCGTCGTCACAATTTCACCTCCCTTCGGCGCTGGCATGGTCGGCTCACCAGTCAGTAGAGCCCAGCCTATCTCAGCGGTGGCCCCACCGACGATGGCGATGCCAACCAGGGCGGTCGTCCCCGATCTAACCCTTCCCGGTGGCCCGCAGGGGGTCTCGAGCTCcggcgccgctgccgccgccgggaTAACCTTCTCGTCGAGTTCTTTCTCTTCCTCATCGTCATCAGAGTCTGATGACGAGGAAACCGGAGCGGCTGGTGAGAGTCCGGAAGGGAGGAAGCGGAAGAACGGCAGGGGATCGGGAACAAGGCGGAAGATGATGGCCTTCTTCGATAGGCTGATGAAACAGGTGATGGAACGGCAGGATGCTATGCAGCAGAGGTTTCTAGAGGCCATCGAGAAGAGAGAGCAGGACAGGACGATCCGAGAAGAGGCATGGCGGCGGCAGGAGATGGGGCGGCTCAACCGGGAGCAGGAGCTTTTAGTTCAGGAGCGCGCCTTGGCCGCCTCCCGAGACAACGCCACAATCTCCTACCTTCAGAAAATAAACAGCCACACCATCTCCACACCTACCATGCCTTCCAACGCACCGCTTCCGCCACAGCAGCCGTTTTATTCTCCGCCGGCGCCACCAGCAGCAACTCAGCAACAATCACAACCCCCGACAgctccgcagcagcagcagcagagatcACCCACACTGCCACGGCCGCCCCAGCAGCAGCATGAGGTTCGGCAACACCACCAAACCAGCGAGGTCGTTTGGCGCCAGTCTTCCTCAGCGTCGGAGATTGTTCCCAGTCTGGAGCCTCAAGAGGCTGTTGGTGTTGGGAGACTCGAGCCCGTGTCATCCTCCCGATGGCTAAGGGCGGAGGTACATGCATTGATTAACCTCCGCACTGGGCTCGAGTCAAAGTACCAGGAGGCCGGGACGAACGGAACAACACTATGGGAGGAAATCTCAGCCGGAATGCAGCGGCTCGGCTATATCCGGAGTGCTAAAAGGTGCAAGGAAAAGTGGGAGAACATCAACAAGTACTTCAAGAAGGTGAAGGAGAGCAACAAGAAGCGGCCGGAGGATGCCAAGACCTGCCCTTACTTCCACCAATTGGATGCCCTTTACCGCAAAAAGCTCCTTGGCAGCGGCATCGCCGGCGTTGGAAACAGCAGTGGTACCGGCAACACTGTGGGAATTCAACGACAACAAGGCCGAGAAACCGATCGCGCTTCCAATCAACAGCAGAGTGATGCACCAACAATCTTGCCACGTCAACAGGCACCTCGACCACCATCGCCGCAGCAGCTTACCGCAGAAGCAGAAAGCAAGAATGAGAATGGCACTAGCAACCAAAATAGTGGGAATTCCGAGAGCGATTGGGATTCCGTCGGTATAACTAGCAACGGAGGACTTCCCCCGAGCTTATTTGACGAAGGAATGAAGAAG AAGACATTGTGA